One Burkholderia sp. PAMC 26561 genomic window carries:
- a CDS encoding phosphoglycerate kinase translates to MTKVLRFTDLIAEGKVSGKRVFIRADLNVPQDDQGNITEDTRVRASVPAIQQALAAGAAVMVTSHLGRPTEGQFKPEDSLAPVARRLGELLGRDVPLVADWVDGVQVQPGQVVLLENCRCNKGEKKNDDALSQKLAKLCDIYVNDAFGTAHRAEATTHGIAKYAPVACAGPLLAAELDALGKALGEPKRPLVAIVAGSKVSTKLTILKSLAEKVDQLIVGGGIANTFMLASGLNIGKSLAEKDLVDEARTIISEARARGASVPIPSDVVTAKEFAATAKAETKAVDQVQDDDLILDIGPDTAKALAAQLEKAGTIVWNGPVGVFEFDQFGNGTKTLADAIANSSAFSIAGGGDTLAAIQKYGIHDKISYISTGGGAFLEFLEGKTLPAVEVLESRA, encoded by the coding sequence ATGACGAAAGTACTGCGTTTCACCGATCTGATCGCCGAAGGCAAAGTGTCCGGCAAACGTGTTTTCATCCGTGCCGATCTCAATGTGCCGCAGGACGATCAGGGCAACATCACTGAAGACACGCGCGTGCGCGCATCGGTGCCGGCCATTCAGCAGGCGCTTGCCGCGGGCGCGGCCGTCATGGTCACGTCCCACCTTGGCCGTCCGACCGAAGGCCAGTTCAAGCCCGAGGATTCGCTCGCACCGGTGGCCAGGCGTCTTGGTGAATTGCTCGGCCGCGACGTGCCGCTGGTGGCCGATTGGGTCGATGGTGTCCAGGTCCAGCCGGGTCAGGTCGTGCTGCTCGAGAACTGCCGCTGCAACAAGGGTGAGAAGAAGAACGACGACGCGCTGTCACAGAAGCTCGCCAAACTTTGCGATATCTACGTGAACGACGCATTCGGCACGGCGCACCGGGCTGAAGCGACCACGCACGGAATTGCGAAATACGCGCCCGTGGCGTGCGCGGGTCCGCTGCTCGCGGCTGAACTCGACGCATTGGGCAAGGCGCTCGGCGAGCCGAAGCGTCCGCTGGTCGCGATCGTGGCGGGATCGAAGGTATCGACGAAACTCACCATCCTCAAGTCGCTGGCCGAGAAAGTGGACCAGTTGATCGTGGGCGGCGGCATTGCCAACACGTTCATGCTGGCTTCCGGCCTGAATATCGGCAAGTCGCTGGCGGAAAAGGATCTCGTCGATGAAGCCAGGACCATCATCAGCGAAGCGCGTGCGCGAGGGGCATCGGTGCCCATTCCTAGCGACGTCGTGACCGCGAAGGAATTCGCCGCGACCGCGAAGGCCGAAACGAAGGCCGTCGACCAGGTCCAGGACGACGACCTGATCCTCGATATCGGTCCGGACACCGCCAAGGCGCTCGCCGCGCAACTGGAAAAGGCCGGCACGATCGTATGGAACGGTCCGGTCGGCGTGTTCGAATTCGACCAGTTCGGCAACGGCACGAAGACGTTGGCGGACGCCATCGCGAACTCGTCGGCGTTCTCGATTGCAGGCGGCGGCGACACGCTCGCGGCCATCCAGAAATACGGCATCCACGACAAGATTTCCTACATCTCGACGGGCGGCGGCGCGTTCCTCGAGTTCCTGGAAGGCAAGACGTTGCCGGCGGTAGAAGTGCTCGAATCGCGGGCCTGA